A window from Longimicrobiaceae bacterium encodes these proteins:
- a CDS encoding HD domain-containing phosphohydrolase, whose protein sequence is MQSGRILIVSDRKEVVAELEPIIRAGQHLVASVPDGVEAVRLLDEGLVPDLVVTDLGSDRSLEGMEYLWRFRELNRVGQHMVVVESGAPFTAPAGAAAERMTVLPRPFQPAAVQQAVDAAVSRISRDLHALRGEMCREVSRLHGAIRDAQKEMVGALALTVSARDPYMQGHAARVAELCVRVARALHVDPAEVDLLESAAILHEIGKVGVPVELLHKTDPLRHDELAQIRSHPRIGAEIVRGVPSLKRLAPIVEHQGVDYADLAGVLDPSASEFLLVSILRVVDAYDAMVSARSYRAPMPRQYWEAHLRDGAGRRFHPGVVRAFFAAVAVSSPETRPLARTA, encoded by the coding sequence ATGCAGAGCGGAAGAATCCTGATCGTCAGCGACCGCAAGGAAGTGGTGGCCGAGCTGGAGCCGATCATCCGCGCGGGGCAGCACCTGGTGGCCTCCGTGCCCGACGGCGTGGAGGCCGTGCGGCTGCTGGACGAGGGGCTGGTGCCGGACCTGGTGGTCACCGACCTGGGGTCGGACCGGTCGCTGGAGGGGATGGAGTACCTGTGGCGCTTCCGCGAGCTGAACCGCGTGGGGCAGCACATGGTGGTGGTGGAGAGCGGCGCACCCTTCACCGCACCGGCCGGCGCCGCGGCCGAGCGCATGACCGTGCTTCCGCGCCCGTTCCAGCCCGCCGCGGTGCAGCAGGCCGTGGACGCCGCCGTGAGCCGCATCTCGCGCGACCTGCACGCCCTCCGCGGCGAGATGTGCCGCGAGGTGAGCCGCCTGCACGGCGCCATCCGCGATGCGCAGAAGGAGATGGTCGGCGCGCTGGCGCTCACCGTCTCGGCGCGCGACCCCTACATGCAGGGGCACGCGGCGCGCGTGGCCGAGCTGTGCGTGCGTGTGGCCCGCGCGCTGCACGTGGACCCCGCCGAGGTGGACCTGCTGGAGAGCGCCGCCATCCTGCACGAGATCGGCAAGGTGGGCGTGCCGGTGGAGCTGCTGCACAAGACCGACCCGCTGCGCCACGACGAGCTGGCGCAGATCCGCTCGCATCCGCGCATCGGGGCCGAGATCGTGCGCGGGGTGCCGTCGCTCAAGCGCCTGGCGCCCATCGTGGAGCACCAGGGCGTGGACTACGCCGACCTGGCCGGCGTGCTGGACCCGAGCGCTTCGGAGTTCCTGCTGGTGAGCATCCTGCGCGTGGTGGACGCGTACGACGCGATGGTCTCGGCGCGCAGCTACCGCGCGCCCATGCCGCGGCAGTACTGGGAGGCCCACCTTCGCGACGGCGCCGGCCGGCGCTTCCACCCCGGCGTGGTGCGCGCCTTCTTCGCCGCCGTCGCCGTGTCCTCTCCCGAGACGCGGCCGCTGGCCCGCACCGCGTAA